The Stackebrandtia nassauensis DSM 44728 genome includes the window AGGTGCCTCGACCGTGTGGCCATGCCCTGCCGGGCGAGCGCGTGGACCAGCTCGGCGTTCGTGCGGACCAGCAGGTTGACCGCGTCGGTGTACAGGGCCGCGCGGTCGTGCGGCAGCATGCCGCAATGCCGGTGCACCAGGGCGATCAGGGTCAGCGGCAGCGGGTGTGCGCACAGGTCGTGCATGGCCGGTTGGGAGCGCAGCCGCGACAGCAGCACGCCCGCCTCGGCGGCGCCGCCGTCGCGCACCCACTGCCGGGTGTGGCCGCTCTTGCGGGATTCGACGGCCTCGCACCAGTCGTGCAGGAACGCCGCGATCTGGCTGTCGGTGAGGTGACGCAGCTGCCAGTACCGGGAGTGCGGCAGCGGGTCGGGGGTCAGGCCGTTGGGCCGGGTCGTGACGAGGAAGGTGTTGCGGGAATGGCGTTTGTGCTCGCGGGCGATCCAGTCGGCGACCGCGCGGCGCTGCGACTGGGACGCGGTCTCGTCGAGGCCGTCGAGCATCACCACGCACCGTCCCGCCGACAGCTGGCGCGCGAACCAGCGGGCGGGGGAGTGCCGCAGCCAGCCGGATTCGGCGGCCAGCTGGGCCAGGTTCGGGGCGTTGTCCCCGGCGAGTCTGGCGGCGTGGGTGCCCAGTTCGATCAGCACCGGGATGCGGCGTTTGCCGCGCCGCAGTTTCGCCAGCTCCACAGCGGAGCGATGCAGGACGGTGGTCTTACCGGAGCCGGGTTCGCCCAGGATGACGATGGGCCCGCGGTGCCGTCGCCGCAGTGCCGACAGCAGCGGGGTGCGCCGGTCGGCGTGCCGGTCGGTGCCCACGAACGGACGTTCGGCAGCCTGTGGACCGTCGGCGGGCTTCACGCCGATGTCAATGTAGACATCGGTCAGCCGAAGCCCGGCGGCTCCCGCCAGCGGCACCCGGTTGGCGTAGCCGGTGAGTTGCCGCAGGTAATAGCGCCGTCGGATGCGCGAGACGATGATCCGGCCGAGGCCGAGCAGTGCCAAAGTCGCCGGGATGATCCACAGCGGATGGACATCGGCCCTGGTCAGGATGATGGCACCGCTGGATATTCCGGTAAGGAGCAGTAGCCCCATGCCCGTCGGTGCTCGCCAGAATATTGATGTGGGGGAGTGTTCTGACATGTCGACCGCTTTCGCCGGACTGGGACGTCTTTGAACCATTATGCTCCGATCCGCGCTTCAATGGGACACCTCAATGTGGACTGTCTATATGGGACTTCACAGCTGACGTACAGATTCCGTCAAGGTGAGCCGCCACTCGGCGGTCATCGCCGTTCGGATCGGCGGTCGTTACATCGCCGGACACGGCCATTTCGGGTCCCGGATCGGCGGAGTCGGGCGATCCGACATCCCGGTCATACAGGGAATTATTCGCGTTTCGCCCATCGTCGGGTCTCGGTAATCTCATTGCCACATAGCGAGACATGCCCATATCGCTATGTCAGTGAGGAGCCCGAAATGAGATCGAAGAAAATCAAGGTCAGCCTGCTGGCCGTAACCGCCCTGACACTGTCAGGCCTCACCGCGTCCCCCGCCGCCGCCGACGGTGCCTCCGAGCCGCTCATCTGGGAGGTGCCGGACGTGTCGGTGTCCCAGGCGATCAAGCTCACCGACGCCGGATTCGACGTCATCGACTACGAGGACGACGGCGAACTGACCGTCGTCGGCGACCGCAGGGTCGCCAAGAAGCTGCGCGACCGCGGCTTCGAGCCCCGCTACGTCGACACCGTCTACAAGGACGTCGAACCCTCCGCGAAGGCCGACGCCTTCGGCACCTACTACGGCGGCTACAAGACCCCCGACCTGCACCTCAAGCACCTCGACGACGTCGCCGCCGCCAAACCGAACCTCGCGCAGGTCTACGACATCGGCAACTCCTGGCGCAAGACCGTCGGCCAGGGCGGACACGACATCAAGGCGATCTGCCTGACCAACCGGCAGCCCGGCGACTGCCAGCTGTCACCCAACTCGACCAAGCCCCGGATCTCGATCATCTCCCAGATCCACGCCCGCGAGATAGCCACCGGAGAGATCACCTGGCGCTGGATCGACTACCTGGCCAACGGCTACGGCTCCAACGCCAAGGTCACCCAGCTGCTCAACTCCACCGAGGTGTGGGTGGTGCCGATCGTCAACCCCGACGGCGTCGACATCGTCGCCTCCGGCGGCAACTCGCCGAGGCTGCAACGCAAGAACGCCAACAACACCTACGGCAGCTGCTCCGGCACCCAGCGCGGCGTCGACCTCAACCGCAACCACACCCACAAGTGGGGCGGCGCCTCCAGCCAGCCCTGCGCCGAGACCTACCAGGGCCCGCGGCGCGGCTCCGAACCGGAGATCGCCGCCATTGAGGGCTTCTTCGCCAAGATCCACCCCGACCAGCGCGGCCCCGGCGACACCGACCCCGCGCCCGCCAACACCCGCGACGTGATGATCTCGCTGCACAGCTACGGCAACTACATCATCGTCCCGTGGGGCTACACCACCACCCGCCCGCCCAACGACTCCGCGCTGCGTTCGCTGGGACAGCGGATGGCCGCCTCCAACGGTTACCGGGTCGGCAACGCCGCCGGGACCGTCGGCTACCTGGCCAGCGGCACCACCGACGACTTCACCTACGGCGCCTTCGGGATCGCCAGCTTCACCTACGAGGTCGGCGGCGGCTCGGGACAGTGCGGCGGCTTCCTGCCCGCCTACTCCTGCCTCGACAGCTCGCTGTGGCCCATCAACCGGGACGCGATCATGACCGGCGCGCTGGACGCCGCGTCCCCCTACTCATAGGCCGCGCGTACGCCCTTGCCGCGACCCCCGCCAGGGGCCGCGGCAAGTACGCGTCCGTCCGTCACGCCACCGTGATGCGGGGATCGTCGAAGGCCCAGTAGAAGTTGTTGGCGGCGTCGTACATCCGCCAGCCGACCCGCACCTTCTCGACCCCGGCCGGGATCCGCGCCGAGAACGACTCCGACTTGCTGATGTCGAAGGCGTCGCCGCTGGAGGACTTGCGGCTCCACAGCACCGACTTGGTGCCGTCGTCGAAGCGCAGCACCAGCTGCGCCTTCTGCGGATCGGCGTCCCGGTCGACCTGCCGGTAGTGGCTCAGGTAGCTGACCTTGATGGACATTCCTGGTTGGACGTTCTGCCAGGGCGACAGCAGCGTCGAGTCCAGCCGTTTGCCGTCGGAGACCGGATCGCCCTTGTCGTTCCACTCATCGGCGTCGGCCACGGCGATGACGTCACGACCCCGGAAGAACGACTCCCGGCCCTGGTCCGACTGCGAGGTGGCCCAGAACTGCCCGGTCATCAACGACCAGCCCCGGTATTCGGTGACCCCGACCGCCGGGGTCTTCTCCTCCACCGACCAGCCCGAGGGCATGTACTTGGTGAAGCCGAGCAGGTTGTCCGGCTTGGCGGGTTCGTCGACCGCCTTGCGCAGACTG containing:
- a CDS encoding M14 family zinc carboxypeptidase codes for the protein MRSKKIKVSLLAVTALTLSGLTASPAAADGASEPLIWEVPDVSVSQAIKLTDAGFDVIDYEDDGELTVVGDRRVAKKLRDRGFEPRYVDTVYKDVEPSAKADAFGTYYGGYKTPDLHLKHLDDVAAAKPNLAQVYDIGNSWRKTVGQGGHDIKAICLTNRQPGDCQLSPNSTKPRISIISQIHAREIATGEITWRWIDYLANGYGSNAKVTQLLNSTEVWVVPIVNPDGVDIVASGGNSPRLQRKNANNTYGSCSGTQRGVDLNRNHTHKWGGASSQPCAETYQGPRRGSEPEIAAIEGFFAKIHPDQRGPGDTDPAPANTRDVMISLHSYGNYIIVPWGYTTTRPPNDSALRSLGQRMAASNGYRVGNAAGTVGYLASGTTDDFTYGAFGIASFTYEVGGGSGQCGGFLPAYSCLDSSLWPINRDAIMTGALDAASPYS